Proteins from a genomic interval of Rosa chinensis cultivar Old Blush chromosome 2, RchiOBHm-V2, whole genome shotgun sequence:
- the LOC112187730 gene encoding uncharacterized ATP-dependent helicase C29A10.10c isoform X2, producing MGKLRRAVDLEPLQPLLKKFIGMLETEVLPSTLNTSRARVQLDRTSIWIGVKTLLGFLEPPALEEGILERYPIFLDIVLNHISGDSSEFSHAVACLRKIFEMLGCKLWLRSTLAPGVMRDTLLGQCFHTRNEKSHKDIFDLFQPFLQSLEALQDGEHEKQRRHFLYFLLHQVTVSSNFSALTRQRACQISLLIVHRGYTMNPPCPPYECAHMWGPSLVSSLKDSLLHSSLRQPALDLIQTIIVSDAAALISSVLNTHPPLSSGKNLSFQLNDEDEDGAPLSLDTEEKDASSWSEFSLQGKITSRESREWMCIPMLWIDVLVDTNLSVLPISFSKAVFWARSRFSMVEPESSAEMALPVRTWLSSSATEIAPTFGWKVPTGSDDGGEGKESKNSIKVSTMPLPLVRMFNRLTAHFVVQVGQGELCKQWTWEPRMGESLFLSLIDPDDNVRQFGKCILEQVSNTRGLSCGLNFLCSHRSSVSAVFFGLRHAVKLVQLDTVVLNFQTLHHFFFVLRKLLNEGDIPESDHLKMARLSSQGGFLRQPVFDPPAVNVSGHPSNVDSKLLGRFCYLLSETAWPSICGCLLEGKAFINNSVCQMTCVRILEIIPCVFERLYFFSYKPSRISGTLANTCDFSWLHDIMDWGKSSLKVVVIYWQRTITSLLKLLKGTRNSAMASTINIIEKIISCDCVSMDELMEQVSLLSVSLSKEASSSIGKTNIQSKGLFPEGLSLEKKYSVPDVKNLSIEDPDVQVPHSSMEDNRKHSNNMIVLSDDETEVVLPSEAVLSDTKMSLCMMDDKTVASTVDKSTSYNDSVKKKLSGVDTSKALTAYQKIDATDATGLASQKQDSDRSIEKQQPVSLIKSKDVDNSRKEIIPDCNINDSFKFEGTVKSSDNAVSSKMLSQACNNMSLKEGGALLKQMVCDDEEDPLDSALNSVRRQQSFVPKPSISAPKRQLIQLQSPSQNRAGHLHRLEGRKRFQPPRLDEWYRPILELDYFALVGVASASENDKHKVAKLKEVPVNFQSPEQYTGIFCPLVLEEFKAQLHSSFLEMSSWEEVYFGSLSVLSVERIDDFHLVRFAHDVNDSIASSSFSENDLVLLTKEPPQKSSHDVHMLGKVERRERDNKRRLNILLIRFYLLSGTSRLHQARRNLLERSKWHASRVMNITSQLREFQALSLIKDIPLLPIILKPVNDSLDSSVSKEVDLSKLSLPLERILKSSFNDSQLQAISIATATPRWKKDFNLSLIQGPPGTGKTRTILAIVSALLASPPQKIDSEKKFLDSSSKRISVPKINQAAAIARAWQDAALARQLNEDVQRNTKSIESSMRGRVLICAQSNAAVDELVSRISSHGLYGSDGKTYKPYLVRVGNVKTVHPNSLPFFLDTIVDQRLADERMKLNDTKNDLSLESSITLRANLEKLVDRIRFYEAKRANLSDRNTDLKSSDDTCKEDDGKEMSDAEIAFKLRKLYEEKRQIYKDLSSVQQQEKKINEEIKGLRYKLRKSILREAEIVVTTLSGCGGDLYGVCSESMSSHKFSSPSEHTLFDAVVIDEAAQALEPATLIPLQLLKSTGTKCIMVGDPKQLPATVLSNVASKFLFECSMFERLQRAGHPVIMLTKQYRMHPDICLFPSMHFYEKKLLNGDDMSSKSAPFHETGGLGPYIFYDVIDGRELRGKNSSAMSLYNEHEADAAVELLKFLKKRYPSEFHGGRIGIITPYKSQLALLRSRFSSAFGSSIIDDMELNTVDGFQGREVDILILSTVRAAEPSSAAPGNNSSSIGFVADVRRMNVALTRAKLSLWILGNARTLQTNQNWAALVKDARKRNLVITTKMPYNYTFETALQKNSGNHLLESQRSQKIHDATQHAKRTDRSADEALDRRTKRMGPVPQSNRRLHGGEKDVSGTKEDVRSENVTAGEIHPLGHSKVSKDVGSAMPQKHVMDGESTDKESRKRKNSLENTQMGKRKVKFENSKRDADNSEQRGGDGLRPIKMQESKRAKKISEGDRSQTNQVSAPTNQMKDASDGGRASNQSGTSQDLIAKRKQQREAVDAILYSALIPSKSSKSETSMRPVPAKRPLSSSTAGGGIKPAKTRKD from the exons ATGGGAAAACTGAG GAGAGCAGTAGACTTGGAACCCTTGCAGCCTTTGCTTAAAAAATTCATTGGCATGTTGGAAACAGAAGTGTTACCATCAACTTTGAATACTTCAAGGGCCAGAGTGCAGCTGGACCGCACATCCATATGGATAGGAGTCAAAACTCT GCTTGGGTTCTTAGAACCTCCAGCTTTGGAAGAAGGGATATTAGAACGCTATCCCATTTTCCTTGATATTGTCCTCAATCATATTAGTGGTGATTCATCAGAGTTCTCTCATGCAGTTGCTTGCTTGAGAAAAATCTTTGAAATGCTCG GGTGTAAGCTCTGGTTGAGGTCTACATTGGCTCCTGGCGTGATGCGTGATACTCTACTGGGTCAGTGTTTCCATACTCGAAACGAGAAAAGCCATAAGGACATATTTGATCTTTTCCAGCCTTTTCTGCAG TCTCTTGAAGCTTTGCAAGATGGGGAACATGAAAAGCAGCGCAGGCATTTTCTGTATTTTCTCCTCCATCAGGTGACTGTGAGCAGTAACTTCAGTGCCTTAACAAGACAAAGGGCTTGCCAG ATATCGCTGCTTATTGTACATCGAGGTTACACAATGAACCCACCCTGTCCTCCTTATGAATGTGCACATATGTG GGGCCCTTCGCTTGTGTCATCTCTGAAAGATTCTTTGCTTCACAGCTCACTAAGGCAACCTGCCTTAGATCTCATACAAACTATCATAGTGTCTGATGCTGCTGCATTAATAAGTTCAGTGCTGAATACGCACCCACCCCTTAGTTCTGGAAAAAACTTGTCTTTTCAGTtgaatgatgaagatgaagacggGGCTCCATTATCACTGGATACTGAAGAGAAGGATGCTAGTTCTTGGAGTGAATTTAGCTTACAGGGCAAAATTACATCTCGGGAATCTAGAGAGTGGATGTGCATTCCCATGCTATGGATTGATGTTCTTGTCGACACCAATCTCTCAGTCCTTCCAATATCATTTTCCAAGGCTGTTTTCTGGGCGCGATCTCGTTTTTCTATGGTAGAACCAGAGAGTAGTGCAGAAATGGCTCTTCCAGTCAGAACCTGGCTTTCATCCTCTGCTACAGAAATAGCTCCAACCTTCGGGTGGAAGGTTCCTACTGGTTCTGACGATGGGGGAGAGGGGAAGGAGTCAAAAAACTCGATCAAAGTTTCAACAATGCCTCTTCCTTTAGTTCGAATGTTTAATAG GTTAACAGCACATTTTGTGGTTCAAGTGGGGCAGGGGGAACTTTGTAAGCAGTGGACATGGGAACCAAGGATGGGTGAAAGCTTGTTCCTTTCGCTTATAGATCCTGATGAT AATGTGAGGCAATTTGGCAAGTGTATCTTGGAACAGGTTTCCAATACAAGAGGTCTTTCTTGTGGTTTGAATTTCCTTTGTTCTCATCGATCTTCAGTGTCCGCTGTCTTTTTTGGCTTGAGACATGCCGTGAAACTG GTCCAACTCGATACTGTTGTATTAAATTTTCAGACTCTGCatcattttttctttgttcttcgcAAATTGCTTAATGAGGGGGATATTCCAGAATCTGACCACTTAAAAATGGCAAGGTTATCTTCCCAAGGTGGATTTCTTAGGCAGCCAGTCTTTGATCCACCGGCTGTGAATGTCAGTGGGCATCCGTCAAATGTAGACTCAAAATTACTGGGAAGGTTTTGTTACTTGCTATCAGAAACTGCATGGCCTTCCATCTGTGGGTGCTTATTAGAAGGAAAAGCTTTTATTAATAACAGTGTTTGTCAG ATGACTTGTGTCCGCATACTCGAGATCATCCCTTGTGTGTTTGAACGACTATACTTTTTTAGTTATAAACCGTCCAGGATTTCTGGAACATTGGCAAATACTTGTGACTTCTCATGGCTTCATGATATTATGGATTGGGGAAAGTCATCACTTAAAGTTGTAGTCATATACTGGCAACGAACAATCACCTCCTTGCTCAAATTGCTGAAAGGGACACGTAACAGTGCTATGGCATCGACGATCAACATTATCGAAAAAATCATTTCATGTG ACTGTGTTTCCATGGATGAATTGATGGAACAAGTGTCGCTCCTCTCTGTCTCTTTGTCGAAGGAAGCTTCCTCTAGTATTGGAAAGACCAACATCCAGTCAAAGGGTTTATTCCCTGAAGGCCTCTCTCTTGAGAAGAAGTATTCTGTTCCAGATGTGAAAAACTTGTCCATTGAGGATCCAGATGTTCAAGTCCCGCACTCTTCCATGGAGGATAACAGAAAGCATAGTAATAATATGATTGTCCTTTCTGATGATGAAACTGAAGTAGTTTTACCGAGTGAGGCAGTTTTATCTGATACTAAGATGAGTCTGTGTATGATGGATGACAAGACAGTGGCTTCTACTGTTGATAAAAGCACTTCATATAATGATTCTGTAAAGAAGAAGCTTTCTGGTGTTGACACTTCCAAGGCTTTGACTGCTTACCAGAAAATAGATGCTACAGATGCTACTGGCCTTGCTTCTCAGAAACAGGATTCTGATAGATCAATAGAAAAACAGCAACCTGTCTCTTTGATCAAATCAAAAGATGTAGATAATAGTAGGAAAGAAATAATCCCTGATTGCAATATAAATGATTCTTTTAAATTCGAGGGTACAGTTAAGTCATCTGACAATGCTGTCAGTTCCAAAATGTTGAGTCAAGCTTGCAACAATATGTCCCTGAAAGAAGGTGGCGCTTTGTTGAAGCAGATGGTATGTGATGACGAAGAAGATCCATTAGACTCTGCTCTCAACTCAGTCAGACGCCAGCAGTCATTTGTGCCAAAGCCAAGCATTTCTGCTCCCAAGAGACAACTCATTCAGCTTCAATCTCCTTCTCAAAATAGAGCTGGCCATTTACATAGGTTGGAAGGTAGAAAAAGGTTCCAGCCTCCAAGGCTTGATGAATGGTATAGACCTATATTAGAATTGGATTACTTTGCACTGGTGGGAGTAGCGTCAGCAAGTGAAAATGATAAACATAAAGTTGCAAAATTAAAGGAGGTTCCTGTGAATTTCCAATCACCTGAACAGTATACTGGAATTTTTTGTCCATTAGTGTTGGAGGAATTTAAAGCACAGTTACATAGTTCGTTTCTAGAGATGTCTTCATGGGAAGAGGTGTATTTTGGTAGCTTGTCAGTGCTTTCAGTTGAAAGAATTGATGATTTTCACCTTGTTCGCTTTGCTCATGATGTCAATGATTCTATAGCATCAAGCAGCTTTTCAGAAAATGACCTTGTATTGCTAACAAAAGAGCCCCCACAAAAATCTTCCCATGATgttcatatgctcggaaag GTGGAGAGGCGTGAGAGAGACAATAAAAGGAGATTAAATATATTACTCATCAGGTTCTATCTTCTGAGTGGTACTTCACGCTTACATCAAGCCAGAAGGAACCTCCTTGAACGTAGTAAATGGCATGCAAGTCGTGTTATGAACATAACATCTCAACTTCGAGAGTTTCAGGCATTATCATTGATAAAGGATATCCCCTTGCTTCCGATTATTTTGAAGCCTGTCAATGATTCTCTTGACTCTAGTGTAAGCAAGGAAGTAGATCTGAGTAAATTGTCCCTACCCCTGGAGCGAATACTGAAGTCTTCGTTTAATGACAGTCAACTTCAGGCAATTAGTATTGCTACTGCAACACCTAGATGGAAGAAAGATTTCAATTTATCTCTTATTCAGGGTCCTCCAG GTACCGGTAAGACAAGAACTATTCTGGCCATCGTCAGTGCATTGCTTGCTTCTCCTCCACAGAAGATAGATTCTGAAAAGAAATTTCTTGATAGCAGTTCGAAACGAATTTCAGTTCCTAAGATTAACCAGGCTGCTGCTATCGCAAGGGCGTGGCAGGATGCAGCCTTGGCTAGACAACTGAATGAGGATGTACAGAGGAATACAAAGTCTATAGAAAGTTCCATGAGAGGTAGGGTCCTCATATGTGCTCAATCTAATGCTGCTGTTGATGAGTTAGTGTCAAGGATTTCTAGCCATGGCCTGTATGGTAGTGATGGAAAGACATATAAGCCATATCTTGTAAGGGTTGGAAATGTGAAAACAGTTCATCCAAATTCGCTCCCATTCTTTCTGGATACAATTGTTGATCAACGTTTGGCAGATGAGAGGATGAAATTGAATGATACAAAGAATGATTTGAGTTTGGAGTCTTCAATTACACTGCGTGCTAATCTAGAGAAGTTAGTCGACCGTATTAGATTCTATGAAGCCAAACGTGCTAACTTAAGTGATCGTAATACTGACCTTAAGTCCTCGGATGATACATGTAAGGAGGATGATGGGAAGGAAATGTCTGATGCAGAAATAGCATTCAAGTTGAGAAAACTGTATGAGGAAAAGAGGCAAATATATAAGGATCTCAGTTCTGTTCAGCAGCAGGAGAagaaaattaatgaagaaatcaAAGGACTTAGATATAAACTGCGGAAGTCTATACTAAGAGAAGCTGAAATAGTGGTAACTACGCTAAGTGGCTGTGGGGGAGACCTTTATGGTGTGTGTTCTGAATCTATGTCAAGTCATAAGTTTAGCAGTCCATCTGAACATACCCTTTTTGATGCTGTTGTTATTGATGAAGCTGCTCAA GCCCTGGAACCTGCAACTCTGATTCCTCTTCAGCTTTTAAAGTCAACTGGAACCAAATGTATCATG GTTGGTGATCCAAAGCAGCTTCCTGCAACAGTTCTCTCAAATGTTGCTAGTAAATTTCTATTTGAGTGCAGCATGTTTGAACGTTTACAAAGGGCTGGCCACCCTGTTATTATGCTGACCAAACAG TATAGGATGCACCCAGACATATGTCTGTTTCCTTCTATGCATTTTTATGAGAAGAAGTTGCTGAATGGCGACGATATGTCTAGCAAATCAGCACCATTTCATGAGACTGGAGGTCTTGGACCttatattttttatgatgtTATTGATGGGCGGGAGCTTCGTGGTAAGAATTCTAGTGCCATGTCCCTATATAATGAGCATGAAGCTGATGCTGCAGTTGAATTACTCAAGTTTTTAAAAAAGAG GTACCCTTCTGAATTTCATGGTGGAAGAATTGGCATCATAACTCCATATAAGTCTCAACTGGCACTTCTGCGTTCTCGTTTCTCTAGTGCATTTGGATCTTCTATCATAGATGATATGGAACTTAATACTGTTGATGGTTTCCAAGGTCGGGAGGTTGATATACTAATACTTTCCACTGTTAGAGCAGCAGAACCAAGCTCTGCTGCACCTGGAAACAATTCCAGCAGTATTGGATTTGTTGCTGATGTTAGAAGGATGAATGTTGCTCTGACGAGAGCCAAACTCTCACTTTGGATTTTGGGAAATGCAAGGACTTTGCAGACGAACCAAAACTGGGCTGCTCTTGTAAAAGATGCTAGAAAGAGGAATTTGGTTATAACAACTAAAATGCCTTACAATTACACATTTGAAACAGCTCTCCAGAAAAATTCTGGCAATCATTTATTAGAGTCGCAGCGTAGTCAGAAGATCCATGATGCTACTCAGCATGCGAAAAGAACTGATCGAAGTGCAGATGAAGCACTTGACAGAAGAACAAAGCGCATGGGTCCTGTTCCTCAGAGTAACAGAAGACTTCATGGAGGTGAAAAAGATGTTTCTGGAACTAAAGAGGATGTCAGATCTGAAAATGTAACGGCTGGTGAAATCCATCCACTTGGCCACAGTAAAGTTTCCAAGGATGTTGGGTCTGCAATGCCACAAAAACATGTAATGGATGGTGAAAGTACAGATAAAGAGagcagaaaaaggaaaaatagttTGGAGAATACTCAAATGGGTAAAAGAAAAGTTAAATTTGAAAATTCAAAGAGAGATGCAGATAACTCTGAACAAAGAGGAGGTGATGGGCTTCGTCCTATTAAAATGCAAGAGTCGAAAAGAGCTAAGAAAATTTCCGAGGGTGATAGAAGCCAGACAAATCAGGTTTCAGCTCCCACAAATCAAATGAAGGATGCAAGTGATGGAGGTAGAGCTTCAAATCAATCTGGAACTTCTCAAGATTTAATTGCAAAAAGGAAACAACAGCGTGAAGCTGTTGATGCTATTCTTTACTCGGCTCTGATTCCTTCAAAGAGTTCCAAATCTGAAACATCAATGAGACCTGTGCCTGCCAAAAGACCTCTATCTTCCTCAACTGCAGGTGGTGGCATAAAACCAGCAAAGACAAGGAAAGATTAA